One Rissa tridactyla isolate bRisTri1 chromosome 4, bRisTri1.patW.cur.20221130, whole genome shotgun sequence DNA window includes the following coding sequences:
- the BDKRB2 gene encoding B2 bradykinin receptor isoform X2: protein MVSITTENVTQLYNTTATQELTVTPANFHNNSGVHQTNPYKCINPDAWQWLQDFQPGFLWFIFILGGIENSFVLIVLCFHKSRCTVAEIYLANMALADLLLVCTLPFWAINISNNFQWPFGLFLCKAVNIMSNMNFYSSIYFLTLVSIDRYLALVKTMSLGRMRRTACAKWNSFVVWMCALLICSPAMVFRNLKYYEEYNITACGLVYPDSYWEPINNCLLNIVGFVIPLCVITYCTVQIIKALQSSELQKLKLVQTERKATMLVLAVLLLFIVCWLPFQISTFIDTICYLVPTFKCLEEINDILTQVATYCAYSNSCLNPVLYVIVGKHFQKKAVEFYKDLFPKRCRKSQSVQMENSLDTLKTSISSEYTRKKSVVPLPQ, encoded by the coding sequence ATGGTTTCCATCACAACCGAAAATGTTACACAGCTTTACAACACCACGGCCACCCAGGAGCTCACAGTCACTCCAGCGAATTTCCACAATAATTCAGGAGTACATCAGACAAATCCATATAAATGCATTAATCCAGATGCATGGCAATGGCTACAGGATTTCCAGCCCGGATTCCTCTGGTTTATATTTATTCTGGGAGGAATAGAAAATTCCTTTGTCCTCATCGTCCTGTGTTTCCACAAGAGTCGCTGCACAGTGGCCGAAATTTACTTAGCAAACATGGCACTTGCTGACCTATTGTTAGTCTGTACTTTACCTTTCTGGGCCAttaatatttctaataattttcaaTGGCCTTTTGGCCTGTTCCTCTGTAAAGCTGTCAACATAATGAGTAACATGAACTTTTATTCTAGCATTTATTTCCTGACACTAGTGAGCATCGACCGCTATCTGGCCTTGGTGAAAACCATGTCTCTTGGACGGATGCGACGAACTGCCTGTGCCAAATGGAATAGCTTTGTAGTCTGGATGTGCGCGTTGCTCATATGTTCACCTGCAATGGTGTTCCGGAATTTAAAGTATTACGAAGAATACAACATCACAGCCTGCGGTCTTGTTTACCCAGACAGCTACTGGGAGCCCATAAACAACTGCTTGCTGAATATTGTGGGCTTTGTGATCCCCCTCTGTGTAATTACCTATTGCACCGTGCAAATCATCAAAGCCCTACAAAGTAGTGAGCTGCAAAAGCTGAAGTTAGTCCAGACGGAGAGGAAAGCCACCATGCTGGTCCTTGCCGTGCTCTTGCTGTTCATCGTTTGCTGGCTTCCATTCCAGATCAGCACGTTCATCGACACGATCTGTTACCTCGTACCCACTTTCAAATGCCTGGAAGAAATTAATGACATATTGACCCAGGTAGCGACGTACTGTGCCTATAGTAACAGCTGCCTGAACCCAGTCCTGTATGTAATTGTGGGGAAGCACTTCCAGAAGAAGGCTGTGGAATTCTACAAGGACTTGTTCCCAAAGAGGTGCAGAAAATCACAGTCTGTGCAGATGGAAAACTCCCTGGACACTTTAAAAACTTCCATTTCAAGTGAATACACAAGGAAAAAGTCTGTTGTCCCTTTACCACAGTAG
- the BDKRB2 gene encoding B2 bradykinin receptor isoform X1, which produces MVREFKEMVSITTENVTQLYNTTATQELTVTPANFHNNSGVHQTNPYKCINPDAWQWLQDFQPGFLWFIFILGGIENSFVLIVLCFHKSRCTVAEIYLANMALADLLLVCTLPFWAINISNNFQWPFGLFLCKAVNIMSNMNFYSSIYFLTLVSIDRYLALVKTMSLGRMRRTACAKWNSFVVWMCALLICSPAMVFRNLKYYEEYNITACGLVYPDSYWEPINNCLLNIVGFVIPLCVITYCTVQIIKALQSSELQKLKLVQTERKATMLVLAVLLLFIVCWLPFQISTFIDTICYLVPTFKCLEEINDILTQVATYCAYSNSCLNPVLYVIVGKHFQKKAVEFYKDLFPKRCRKSQSVQMENSLDTLKTSISSEYTRKKSVVPLPQ; this is translated from the exons ATGGTACGCGAGTTCAAAG AAATGGTTTCCATCACAACCGAAAATGTTACACAGCTTTACAACACCACGGCCACCCAGGAGCTCACAGTCACTCCAGCGAATTTCCACAATAATTCAGGAGTACATCAGACAAATCCATATAAATGCATTAATCCAGATGCATGGCAATGGCTACAGGATTTCCAGCCCGGATTCCTCTGGTTTATATTTATTCTGGGAGGAATAGAAAATTCCTTTGTCCTCATCGTCCTGTGTTTCCACAAGAGTCGCTGCACAGTGGCCGAAATTTACTTAGCAAACATGGCACTTGCTGACCTATTGTTAGTCTGTACTTTACCTTTCTGGGCCAttaatatttctaataattttcaaTGGCCTTTTGGCCTGTTCCTCTGTAAAGCTGTCAACATAATGAGTAACATGAACTTTTATTCTAGCATTTATTTCCTGACACTAGTGAGCATCGACCGCTATCTGGCCTTGGTGAAAACCATGTCTCTTGGACGGATGCGACGAACTGCCTGTGCCAAATGGAATAGCTTTGTAGTCTGGATGTGCGCGTTGCTCATATGTTCACCTGCAATGGTGTTCCGGAATTTAAAGTATTACGAAGAATACAACATCACAGCCTGCGGTCTTGTTTACCCAGACAGCTACTGGGAGCCCATAAACAACTGCTTGCTGAATATTGTGGGCTTTGTGATCCCCCTCTGTGTAATTACCTATTGCACCGTGCAAATCATCAAAGCCCTACAAAGTAGTGAGCTGCAAAAGCTGAAGTTAGTCCAGACGGAGAGGAAAGCCACCATGCTGGTCCTTGCCGTGCTCTTGCTGTTCATCGTTTGCTGGCTTCCATTCCAGATCAGCACGTTCATCGACACGATCTGTTACCTCGTACCCACTTTCAAATGCCTGGAAGAAATTAATGACATATTGACCCAGGTAGCGACGTACTGTGCCTATAGTAACAGCTGCCTGAACCCAGTCCTGTATGTAATTGTGGGGAAGCACTTCCAGAAGAAGGCTGTGGAATTCTACAAGGACTTGTTCCCAAAGAGGTGCAGAAAATCACAGTCTGTGCAGATGGAAAACTCCCTGGACACTTTAAAAACTTCCATTTCAAGTGAATACACAAGGAAAAAGTCTGTTGTCCCTTTACCACAGTAG